The nucleotide window ACTCAGACAAACGTGTTCGGAGGGTTGGCATTAGTGGGCCAGGCCACCTTCTTTTCCTTTGCCTCGCGGTCAAATGTATCATACACCGAGTCCTTGGTGACCGTCTTTGCTTGCACGGGGATGTCCACCACCCCAACATAGTTCTTTTTGGCCATCCGAGAGCTCGCAGTGATGGTGTACGCATTACTGCGGTAGCATTTCATGGATGACATGCAGAATGTCTCCCTCATGCCCCTTCTGAAGTTTGCATTGTAGACGGAGTACAGGGTTGGCTTGGACGCTGTGGAGCTGAAGGAGATCCATGCGATGGCTGTAAAGAACAGCAGCCCCTGCCTGCTGGGTCCATCAGACTCCCTGGGGTGCCACAGCTGGGCGATGAAGAAGGGTGTCCAGGTGAGGAAGAAAACTGAATTGAGCATGAGGAACATCTTGATGGTCTTGACTTTAGTCCGTGGGACGATGTTCATTGTCCGGCGCACCGTGTGGCCATCAGCACCGATCCTCCAGATGTAACGTACCACCCGCTGGTAGAACGACATGATCACCACCACTGGGACCAAAAAACCAAACAGGAGGTGGACGGCAGCATAGGCTATACTGCCCCAGGTGTCTGAGAGGAAAAAGTCACAATGGCTGCTGCCTGTAGAGGTGGAACCATAGAAGAAGAGGCAGGGTGACACGAAGGCGGCATCAAACAGCCACGACGCCAGGATCATCTTCTTCGCTTTCTCTCTGGACACCTTGAAGCTGAGGGGGTAGACGATAGTGTAGAAGCGGTCTACAGAGATGGAAAGCAGGACGTAGACCTGCACACCTGGGCAGAGGTGCTGCAGGTAGCGAACAGCTTTGCAGGCAGCGGCGCTCAGCGGCCATCGTCCTGATGCAACCTGCAATAGGATGAAGGGGGCGCAACCCAGGCTCATGAGCAGGTCTGCACAGGCCATAGACACCACAAAGTAGTTGGTGGTGGACTGAGTCCGTCGGCTCCGGTGGATGACCAGGCAGACGAGGGCATTTCCCAGGATGGAGACCAGCCAGAGAACCCCAAACACCAAACCCAGGACAGCGACCTCGCCTGAAGTCAGCTCATAGGAGATGGAGGTCCTGTTGGGCTGGTCGGAGGACGAGCCCTCGAGGCTGCAGGGGGGGGTTGTAGGGGAGGTTGCCAGGACAGTCGAGTTTACCCTCTCAGAGTAGTTAAATGACATCTGATACATGAAAGATGGAGAGTAAAGGGAGGGATTGACACCAACTGTGTTTGATGACTGGGCATACACCATAGCTATACAGCTTCACCAGAGAGGAGCTGTGGAGACAGAGAAACATATTCATCATTAGTACAAACACCAGCAGACACTCACAACAGAAAACACCTCATTAGAGCCCTAATGTGCTGgaacatttcttaaaaaaacaatagtGTATCCATCCGCCGAGTACTTCTGTGCAGGCCACAGTTCATTGTGGTTCCTGCACAGGCACAGTgctggttggttagttggttggttggttggtcggttggttggttggtaggtAGTCTGTTCATCGATTGGTTCATTGTAAACTTGGTTTGTTTGTAGTCTGTTGCTCGGTAGGTTGATCCGTAAGATGGATGGTAGTCTGTAGGTAGGTCGGGTGATCCTTCGATACAACTGGAACACAGTCAACTTGGGAATGATGTCATTCTCAGCTCTGACTTCCAACTTCAGAGGTAAATGGATCACACCGTTAACTAGTcagttggttagttggttggtagTCAGTAGGTAGGTTGGGTGAGCGATCCTTTGCTCAGCTGGTAAATATGTTGGTAGATCAGAAGGTTGGTTATGAGATTGGTTGGTAGTTTGGTAGGTAAGTGGGTAGTTGTGTTGCGTTCCATTTGAACTGGGAAGTCGGAGTTTCCAAGTTCCCAGTTGGCGCCTTCAACTGGAACATCACCTGACTTCAGAAGGTCGGATTCACCTCACCAACCCTGACcccaaaatccaagatggctgctccaCTTATCACTTATCATTGTCTAACTTCTATGTGTGGACATGTTGCTTCACTGATTTGATGTGCAAAACACCATGTCATGCATTACCAACTGGTATTGCTATCAGTGACTAACAATGGCTAACTGGTATTCCAACTTGTTGTACTGGGACGCTGTCAGCTCGGGCATGACATCATTTCCAGCTCCAACTTccttggttggttggtagtCAACAGGTACGTAGGTTGGGTGAGCGATGATTTGCTCAGCTGGTCATTAGATTGTTGGTAGTTTGGCAGGTAAGTGAGTAGTTGTGTTGGTCAACTGGTTTGTATAAAAAGGATGTTCTGTGATGCCAAACGAGCCCTTGTGAAGatgcttctcctccagctctcatGAAGACATTTACCGGACTGATGGGATCGTTTCTAACTGAGAAAGCCAACATCAGCAACACACCTCAGCAGACTGTCAAAGACTTTAAATAACGAAGGGAAACGTCTAATGAAGACGTAGCTCCACTCCAGAAGTGTCATCTGGGGAAATGTACATTCTCAAGGAACTGAACTGTTGACACCAAATAACCCGGAAACAAGTCGAATcagttaaaacatgaaataacttTGTTGGTTTCAGGACCAGAAAAATGACCTCTGAGCTTCAAAGAAGTATTTTATAAATATCTGCAGCTCTAAGCAATCAGCAGCAGTTAATTCACAACCTGTGCTGGCAGCTGATTTCATTAATCCTTCTCAGGGATCAGTTTAGTGTCCACAGAGATCCTGCTCTCCTCTGAGGTCGCCCATTAAAGACGTGAAGAAGCTCATGTGGGAAAACCTCTTTGTTTATCGTTGCCTTTGTGTTTACACGGCTGAATATCAACCTTAGCAACCTCATCCATCCGTCCACACTCGCCACGCAGACGTGTGCTGCTCGAAGCAGGAGATTATTTATCCCGTAAATTCAAAATAGACGAActtaacatgaaaaacaaaaaaggtaaataaagcacaattaaaacattaaagcttAGAGCTGAGACGGGTacaaacaattaacaattaatcaaataattaaagtaattgtTAGATGTGGTGTGTCATCAAATGTCTGAAGTTGTCCATCAACTACTAGTTTTACAAAACGGGTCCAAGAATTTCTTTTGTCCAAATTAATTTAAGCAACGTTCTCGTCCTTTAAGACCCATTTTATATAAACTAAGACTCATTTTATATAAACTTAAGGCTCATTTTATATAAACTAAGGCTCATTTTATATAAACTAAGGCTAATTTAAATCCATCCTGATCTCAGTAAAGAGTTAAACGTCTTGATGGAAAAATACTGAGAAGCAAAATCAGCCTTTTACGTCTTAAAGTGAATAAATTAAtctcatatttatttaaatattgaaCATTTGAGgtgttaaatgaaatgaatctGTTTCCAGAGTATCACAGTATCGTACTGAaggacagtacttgagtaaatgtacttctaCTGTACTCGTGTACCTGCTGGAAAACAACCTGCAGCTCAACAGAGCGACATGTGATCATTTCcatcaataaatattaaaacacatctggTTCATTCAGATAGATCCATCATACATCcggctgtaaacacacacacacacacatataatgtTACATATATTCATCCCTTCCACCAGAAACCAAATCAATCAGCAGATAAACAGCCTGGTGATGGAGGCGGCCTGGTGATGGAGGCGGCCCGGTGATGGAGGCGGCCCGGTGATGGAGGCGGCCCGGTGATGGAGGCAGCTCGGCCTGGACAACATGTCTGCTCCTGCATCTCATTCACCGCGACGGCTGACTGATGGTGGAGGACCACATCTGACTGGACCACTGGACCACAGCAGAACACCTCAAAGACCGTCCGGCACCGGAGCAGCCGGTCCGTCCGCAGGTCCGCAGGTGATCGCAGCCGCTCGGCCGCACGGAGCTGAAAACGGCCGCTGGCAGCCGCCGACGTGTCGGTGTCGGTGTCGGTGCCGGTGCCGGTGTCGGTGTCGGTGTGGTTGAGCCCGGCAGCGAGCTGTTTCTGGGGGTTAGGTGTGTGTTCAGAGGCGGACTCACCGGTGAAGAGCCGAGCAGGAAGGACCGCTTCATGCTGGGTTTATCCGCGAGTCAGTGCGGCGGAGGAGGTCCGTGAAGGCAGCACACATCATGGCTGATGGGTCGTTTCGTCCGTCTGTcggtctgagtgtgtgtgtgtgtgtgtgtctgtctgtctgtctgtgtgtgtgtgtgtgtgtgtgtgtctctgtctgtctgtgtgtgtgtctctgtgtgtgtgtgtgtgtgtctgtctgtctgtctgtctgtgtgtctgtctgtctgtctgtctgtgtgtgtgtgtgtgtgtgtgtgtgtgtgtgtgtgtgtgtgtgtgtgtgtgtgtgtgtgtgtccacagagcTGGAGgatgaagctgcagctgaggaggaggaggaggatgttttCTGAGAACAGGGGCGGACGCAGGTTCGTGGCCCCTCAGCCACCGTCGGCTGTTCAGTTACTGTCAGTGATATTAAGACGCTGAGATTCATGACGCTGGTGTTTACAGCAGTCTAAGattattcatgaaaataatgtattttaattgaatgtttta belongs to Pagrus major chromosome 14, Pma_NU_1.0 and includes:
- the gpr19 gene encoding probable G-protein coupled receptor 19, with protein sequence MVYAQSSNTVGVNPSLYSPSFMYQMSFNYSERVNSTVLATSPTTPPCSLEGSSSDQPNRTSISYELTSGEVAVLGLVFGVLWLVSILGNALVCLVIHRSRRTQSTTNYFVVSMACADLLMSLGCAPFILLQVASGRWPLSAAACKAVRYLQHLCPGVQVYVLLSISVDRFYTIVYPLSFKVSREKAKKMILASWLFDAAFVSPCLFFYGSTSTGSSHCDFFLSDTWGSIAYAAVHLLFGFLVPVVVIMSFYQRVVRYIWRIGADGHTVRRTMNIVPRTKVKTIKMFLMLNSVFFLTWTPFFIAQLWHPRESDGPSRQGLLFFTAIAWISFSSTASKPTLYSVYNANFRRGMRETFCMSSMKCYRSNAYTITASSRMAKKNYVGVVDIPVQAKTVTKDSVYDTFDREAKEKKVAWPTNANPPNTFV